The following are from one region of the Cytobacillus firmus genome:
- a CDS encoding GAF domain-containing sensor histidine kinase: MLGKKRQSEIGILKEIAELLNEGTEIDSLLKEVLQKLLHITGLETGWVFLIDSHGEFRLAAEEKLPPALSADNCRPMCMGDCWCIDRYNDGRLNKASNIIECKRIEDAIAEQRKDTNGLTHHASVPLRAGEEKFGVLNIGSPAKTHFSPEELALLESVAFQIGTAIKRIKLTQLEQETALAAERNRLARDLHDSVNQLLFSLSLTARGGAEMADNPEMKETFSYMQDLAQEALSEMRALIWQLKPRGLENGIICAMQTYSQMLGLKLNSKVKGVICLPGKVEETLWRIGQEALANCKKHSGESTADVVLTVDERTVTMMISDCGRGFHYHENDIPSLGLKSMKKRTEALNGIFKIITEPNKGTNIEIIIPLEKGGK, encoded by the coding sequence GTGTTGGGGAAAAAAAGACAATCAGAAATCGGAATATTAAAAGAAATAGCAGAGCTACTGAATGAAGGAACAGAAATAGATTCACTTCTTAAAGAGGTGCTGCAAAAACTGCTTCACATCACGGGCCTGGAAACGGGATGGGTATTTTTGATCGACAGCCATGGGGAGTTCCGCCTGGCAGCAGAAGAGAAACTGCCCCCTGCCCTTTCCGCGGATAACTGCAGGCCGATGTGCATGGGAGATTGCTGGTGTATTGACCGCTATAATGACGGCAGATTAAACAAAGCTTCAAATATAATTGAATGCAAAAGAATAGAAGATGCAATTGCCGAGCAAAGAAAAGATACCAATGGGCTAACCCATCATGCCTCCGTACCGCTGAGAGCAGGAGAGGAAAAGTTTGGTGTACTTAATATTGGTTCACCTGCCAAAACCCATTTTTCACCGGAAGAATTAGCTTTGCTGGAATCTGTTGCTTTCCAAATCGGAACGGCTATAAAACGGATCAAGCTCACACAGCTCGAACAAGAGACGGCACTTGCTGCGGAAAGAAACCGGCTGGCAAGGGACCTGCATGATTCTGTAAACCAGCTTTTGTTCTCTCTAAGCTTGACGGCGAGAGGAGGAGCGGAAATGGCTGATAACCCGGAAATGAAAGAAACCTTTTCCTACATGCAGGATCTCGCACAGGAAGCCTTAAGCGAGATGAGAGCGCTTATCTGGCAGCTCAAACCGCGCGGACTGGAAAATGGAATTATATGTGCTATGCAGACTTACAGTCAAATGCTTGGCCTGAAGCTAAACTCAAAAGTTAAGGGTGTAATTTGTCTTCCGGGTAAAGTTGAAGAAACACTTTGGAGAATTGGCCAGGAAGCTCTGGCAAACTGCAAGAAACATTCCGGTGAGTCAACAGCTGATGTGGTACTGACTGTGGATGAAAGAACAGTTACCATGATGATTTCCGATTGCGGCAGAGGGTTTCATTATCATGAAAATGATATCCCTTCTCTAGGTCTCAAAAGCATGAAGAAAAGGACAGAAGCACTGAATGGTATATTCAAAATAATAACAGAGCCAAACAAAGGAACGAATATTGAAATTATCATTCCTTTGGAAAAGGGAGGGAAATAA
- a CDS encoding bifunctional GNAT family N-acetyltransferase/carbon-nitrogen hydrolase family protein, with the protein MIIRNTRHSDIDHIIALQELCFPGMVPWKKDQLESHLEIFPEGQFVAEYDGEIIGSCSSLIINFDEYDDRHSWDDVTDKGYITNHNPEGYNLYGIEVMVHPDYRRMKIGHRLYEERKELVRSLNLKSIIIGGRIPNYHKYSNEMNPREYVNEVSLHKIYDPVLSFQLLNGFTLMRINPNYLPDDVQSNKYATLMEWNNVDYRPMSKRFYKTSYPVRICVVQYLMRQIKSFDEFAHQVEYFTDVASDSGSDFAVFPELFTTQLMSFLEERSPSLAVRKLTEYTEQYIELFTDLAVRYNINIIGGSHFVKEEDDEIYNIAYLFRRDGTIEKQYKLHITPNERKWWGISRGDEVKVFDTDCGKIAIQICYDIEFPELARIATEKGAKIIFTPFCTEDRQGYLRVRYCAQARAVENQIYTVISGTVGNLPQTENMDIQYAQSAIFAPSDFEFARDGIVGETNPNIEMVLIGDVDLEILRRQRQDGTVRQLKDRRHDIYSIKYKK; encoded by the coding sequence ATGATTATCAGAAATACCCGGCATTCAGATATAGATCATATCATTGCCCTTCAGGAGTTATGTTTTCCCGGCATGGTTCCCTGGAAGAAGGATCAGCTTGAAAGCCATCTGGAAATTTTCCCGGAAGGCCAGTTTGTTGCAGAATATGACGGAGAAATCATCGGATCCTGTTCAAGCCTTATAATAAACTTTGATGAGTATGATGACCGTCATTCCTGGGATGATGTGACAGACAAAGGATACATAACGAACCATAATCCGGAAGGCTATAACCTGTATGGAATAGAAGTAATGGTTCATCCTGATTACCGCAGAATGAAAATCGGCCATCGCCTGTATGAAGAAAGGAAGGAGCTTGTCAGGTCTTTAAATTTAAAAAGCATCATCATAGGCGGACGAATTCCAAACTATCATAAATACTCCAATGAAATGAACCCGCGGGAATATGTTAACGAAGTGTCGCTTCATAAAATCTATGACCCGGTTTTATCCTTTCAGCTCCTGAATGGATTTACCCTTATGAGGATTAATCCCAACTATTTGCCTGACGATGTACAGTCAAATAAATATGCAACCCTGATGGAATGGAATAATGTCGACTACAGACCAATGAGCAAACGCTTTTATAAAACGAGCTACCCGGTCCGTATATGCGTGGTTCAATATTTAATGAGGCAGATAAAATCCTTCGATGAATTTGCCCATCAGGTGGAATATTTTACAGATGTAGCTTCTGACTCAGGGTCCGATTTTGCCGTTTTTCCCGAGTTATTTACTACCCAGCTGATGTCCTTTTTGGAAGAACGTTCACCAAGCCTTGCGGTCAGAAAGCTGACAGAATACACTGAGCAATACATCGAGTTATTTACGGATTTGGCAGTCAGATATAATATCAATATCATTGGCGGCTCTCACTTTGTTAAAGAAGAGGATGATGAGATTTATAATATCGCATATCTTTTCCGCCGGGATGGAACGATTGAAAAGCAGTATAAGCTCCATATTACGCCAAATGAGCGGAAATGGTGGGGAATCAGCCGCGGAGATGAAGTAAAGGTATTTGATACGGACTGCGGGAAAATAGCCATTCAAATCTGCTATGACATCGAGTTCCCTGAGCTTGCGAGAATTGCGACAGAAAAAGGTGCCAAAATTATATTTACCCCTTTCTGTACCGAAGATCGCCAGGGGTATTTAAGGGTACGCTATTGTGCTCAGGCGCGTGCTGTTGAAAATCAAATATACACGGTTATTTCAGGTACGGTCGGCAATCTTCCGCAAACAGAGAATATGGATATTCAGTATGCACAATCTGCCATTTTTGCACCATCCGATTTTGAGTTTGCCAGGGATGGAATTGTAGGGGAAACAAATCCAAATATTGAAATGGTCCTGATCGGTGATGTTGATCTGGAAATCCTCCGCCGCCAGAGGCAGGATGGCACGGTGCGCCAGCTAAAAGACCGCAGGCATGATATTTACAGCATTAAATATAAGAAGTAA
- a CDS encoding SpoVR family protein, producing MREEDNKSLEYAIQEITEIANGFGLDYYPMRYEICPAEIIYTFGAYGMPTRFSHWSFGKQFHKMKLHYDLGLSKIYELVINSDPCYAFLLDSNTLIQNKLIVAHVLAHCDFFKNNVRFQNTKRDMVESMAATAERIRHYEIEFGKKEVETFLDAVLAIEEHIDPSLMRPKLAWSSDDEYESSGDTAAASPYDDLWGLDERNKKHEPKKKNKKFPPKPEKDLLLFIESYSRELTDWQRDILTMMREEMLYFWPQLETKIMNEGWASYWHQRILREMDLTSAEALEFAKLNAGVVQPSKTGINPYYLGLKIFEDIEERYNNPTEEMKRRGAVPNSGREKMFEVREIESDISFLRNYLTKDLVMREDMYLFQKQGKDYKVVDKQWEHVRDQLVSMRVNGGFPYLTVTDGDYMKNGELYLKHWFEGVELDLKYLEKVLPYVHQLWGRGVHMETIVEGKNMLFTYDGKSIHRKYL from the coding sequence ATGCGGGAGGAAGATAATAAATCATTGGAATATGCCATTCAGGAAATTACTGAAATTGCAAATGGGTTTGGTTTGGACTATTACCCTATGAGGTATGAAATTTGCCCAGCCGAAATCATTTATACATTTGGCGCTTATGGCATGCCGACCAGGTTTTCGCATTGGAGCTTTGGAAAACAGTTTCATAAAATGAAGCTGCATTATGATTTGGGATTATCAAAAATTTATGAGCTCGTAATTAACTCGGATCCTTGCTATGCGTTTCTGCTGGATTCAAATACCCTTATCCAAAACAAATTAATTGTGGCGCATGTTTTAGCACATTGTGATTTCTTTAAAAATAATGTGCGTTTTCAAAACACAAAGAGGGACATGGTAGAGAGCATGGCTGCCACTGCTGAAAGAATAAGGCATTATGAAATTGAGTTTGGGAAGAAGGAAGTGGAAACCTTCCTTGATGCCGTGCTGGCAATTGAGGAGCATATTGATCCTTCTCTTATGAGGCCGAAGCTAGCCTGGAGTTCGGATGATGAGTATGAAAGCAGCGGTGATACGGCAGCGGCCAGCCCTTATGATGATTTATGGGGTTTGGATGAAAGAAACAAGAAGCATGAACCAAAGAAGAAAAATAAGAAATTCCCTCCGAAACCGGAAAAAGATTTATTGCTGTTTATAGAGAGCTACAGCAGGGAGCTAACCGACTGGCAGCGGGATATATTAACGATGATGCGGGAAGAAATGCTCTATTTTTGGCCGCAGCTGGAAACTAAAATTATGAATGAAGGCTGGGCATCGTATTGGCATCAGCGCATCTTAAGGGAAATGGATTTGACATCTGCTGAAGCGCTGGAATTTGCAAAGTTGAATGCAGGGGTTGTGCAGCCGTCCAAGACCGGAATCAATCCATATTATCTGGGTCTGAAGATTTTTGAAGATATTGAAGAACGATATAACAATCCGACTGAGGAAATGAAAAGGCGCGGGGCAGTGCCAAATTCAGGCCGGGAAAAAATGTTCGAGGTTCGTGAAATCGAGTCAGATATATCATTTTTAAGAAATTATTTAACAAAAGACCTTGTCATGAGAGAAGATATGTATCTGTTCCAAAAACAGGGCAAGGATTATAAAGTAGTGGATAAACAGTGGGAGCATGTGCGCGATCAGCTTGTCAGCATGCGTGTAAATGGAGGATTCCCATATTTGACGGTTACTGACGGCGATTATATGAAGAATGGTGAACTATACTTAAAGCACTGGTTTGAAGGTGTGGAGCTTGATCTTAAATATCTTGAAAAAGTACTTCCATATGTACATCAGCTTTGGGGCAGAGGCGTCCATATGGAAACCATTGTTGAAGGCAAGAATATGCTTTTCACTTACGATGGGAAGAGCATCCACAGAAAATATTTATAA
- a CDS encoding rhodanese-like domain-containing protein — protein sequence MTVANGIIITLLIIFLVLKLIPVKGVKQMTTAQLKNEMKDKTKQYIDVRTSAEFKSFHIPGFKNMPLHQLHQKMGQLSRDKEVVVICQSGMRSSKATEILKKAGYKNITNIKGGVSAWR from the coding sequence ATGACTGTTGCAAATGGAATTATTATAACCCTGCTTATTATTTTTCTCGTTCTGAAGCTGATTCCTGTAAAGGGAGTAAAACAGATGACAACTGCTCAGCTGAAGAATGAAATGAAGGACAAAACAAAGCAATACATTGATGTAAGAACATCAGCTGAATTTAAGAGCTTCCATATTCCAGGATTTAAGAACATGCCTCTTCATCAGCTTCACCAGAAAATGGGACAGTTATCAAGAGATAAGGAAGTAGTTGTTATTTGTCAAAGTGGAATGAGAAGCAGCAAAGCAACCGAAATTCTAAAAAAAGCCGGATATAAGAACATTACAAATATTAAAGGCGGAGTAAGCGCCTGGAGATAA
- a CDS encoding sulfurtransferase TusA family protein gives METLKTNFSVDAKGLACPMPIVRTKKAINNLNPGEVLEVLATDKGSKADIQAWAKSSGHQYLGTMEEGGVLKHYIRKAGENEEREAATFEPVASNDDLLKEMDSNDDIVVLDVREPAEYAFGHIPNAISIPFGELEERISELNQDKKIFVVCRTGSRSDMASQVLAEKGFSNVINVVPGMSEWNGPTETKLN, from the coding sequence ATGGAAACTTTAAAAACGAACTTTTCAGTGGATGCAAAGGGGCTTGCCTGCCCAATGCCGATTGTAAGAACGAAAAAAGCAATCAATAATCTGAATCCGGGGGAAGTGCTTGAGGTACTTGCAACAGATAAGGGTTCAAAAGCAGATATTCAGGCCTGGGCAAAAAGCTCTGGACACCAATATCTTGGCACAATGGAAGAAGGCGGAGTGCTTAAGCATTATATACGAAAAGCAGGTGAAAATGAAGAGCGTGAAGCTGCAACTTTTGAGCCTGTTGCCTCTAACGATGATCTTTTAAAAGAGATGGATTCTAATGATGATATTGTTGTTCTCGATGTCAGGGAACCTGCTGAATATGCATTCGGCCATATTCCAAATGCTATTTCGATTCCCTTCGGAGAATTGGAGGAAAGAATTAGCGAGCTGAACCAGGATAAAAAGATTTTTGTAGTATGCCGTACAGGGAGCCGAAGTGATATGGCATCCCAGGTATTAGCTGAAAAGGGCTTCTCAAATGTTATTAATGTAGTTCCGGGAATGTCCGAATGGAATGGACCGACAGAAACGAAGCTTAACTAA
- a CDS encoding YhdB family protein codes for MNKVDYDRALYYTHRSEWDNLLILMVRTEDQFLSKKIEHFLHAYNFENDYSVIEKHLYSLLRYIDHANELSEKQLPNTVFYELT; via the coding sequence ATGAATAAAGTGGATTACGACCGTGCGTTATATTATACACACCGGTCTGAATGGGATAACCTGCTGATCCTGATGGTCAGGACGGAAGATCAGTTTCTTTCAAAGAAAATTGAACATTTCCTGCATGCCTACAATTTCGAAAATGATTATTCTGTCATTGAAAAACATTTATACTCACTGCTTAGATATATTGACCATGCCAATGAATTATCGGAAAAACAGCTGCCAAACACTGTATTTTATGAACTAACCTGA
- a CDS encoding NADPH-dependent FMN reductase: protein MKLTIINGSPRMKGRTGIASRYIARKYNAELIDLSLGEIPLYNGTEEQYGLPAVKNLRQQIADSDGVILASPEYHSAMSGALKNALDFLGSEQFAHKPVGLLVVAGGGKGGINALNNLRIAGRGVYANVIPKQLVLDPHCFDYENDGLFEEPAKLVEGLINELHIYMRAYDQIKQELKQ from the coding sequence ATGAAGCTTACAATTATTAATGGAAGTCCGCGAATGAAGGGACGCACGGGAATAGCCTCCCGTTATATTGCAAGAAAATATAATGCTGAACTGATCGACTTAAGCCTTGGAGAAATTCCTTTATACAATGGAACAGAAGAACAATATGGGCTGCCTGCTGTTAAAAATTTGCGCCAGCAGATTGCTGACTCTGATGGAGTTATTCTGGCATCCCCTGAGTATCACAGTGCCATGAGCGGAGCATTAAAAAATGCGCTGGATTTCCTGGGGAGTGAGCAATTTGCCCATAAGCCAGTCGGTCTGCTGGTTGTGGCAGGCGGCGGAAAAGGCGGTATCAATGCGCTGAATAATTTAAGAATTGCCGGCAGAGGCGTGTATGCCAATGTTATACCTAAACAGCTTGTCCTTGACCCGCATTGTTTTGATTATGAAAATGATGGCCTTTTTGAGGAACCAGCCAAACTGGTAGAGGGCTTAATAAATGAACTTCATATATATATGAGGGCATATGATCAAATTAAGCAGGAATTAAAACAATAA
- a CDS encoding phospho-sugar mutase, whose product MEWKTAAERWINHEDLDNELLEQLKRLQGNEKLLEEAFYKGLEFGTGGMRGEIGPGTNRMNIYTVRKASAGLAAYIEEKGLEAKNRGVAIAYDSRHMSPEFAMEAAKTLASRGIQTYVFDELRPTPELSFAVRYLHAYAGIVITASHNPPEYNGYKVYGSDGAQLIPAEADIVISKVNELENELLIEVMDEDVLKEKGLITMIGKTVDQAYQKQLLTISENPGAANEADVSVVFTPLHGTANKPVREALSALGYVNVHVVKEQELPDPEFSTVKSPNPEEKDAFELAMRDGREANADLLIATDPDADRLGIAAKNKEGEYVLLTGNQTGALLLHYILSQKKEKNTLPDNGIMLKTIVTSEFGRRVASSFGVETIDVLTGFKFIAEKIKEYEESGEYCFLFGYEESYGYLIGDFARDKDAIQAALLATEMAAYYKKKGMSLYEALLSLFDEFGYFLEGLNSMTLKGIEGAEKIQQTLASFRTNPIKELEGMKVQAVEDYLTGIRTEADGTEENIGLPKSNVIKYFFEEGNWICLRPSGTEPKIKFYFGINDSSLAGSKEKLESVQKAFMGIVEERMGISVSK is encoded by the coding sequence ATGGAATGGAAAACAGCAGCAGAACGATGGATAAACCATGAGGATCTGGACAATGAATTATTAGAACAGCTAAAACGTCTGCAGGGAAATGAAAAGCTCCTTGAAGAAGCATTTTATAAGGGACTGGAATTCGGAACAGGCGGCATGCGCGGGGAAATTGGCCCGGGAACAAACCGCATGAATATATATACTGTCCGAAAGGCATCTGCAGGATTAGCGGCATACATAGAGGAAAAAGGACTGGAAGCAAAAAATAGGGGAGTGGCTATTGCTTATGATTCACGCCACATGTCTCCGGAATTTGCAATGGAAGCGGCTAAAACACTTGCCAGCAGGGGCATACAGACATATGTTTTTGACGAGCTTCGTCCAACTCCCGAACTTTCATTCGCAGTCAGGTACCTGCATGCGTATGCAGGCATAGTCATTACAGCCAGCCATAATCCGCCGGAATACAATGGTTATAAGGTCTATGGATCTGATGGGGCTCAGCTGATTCCCGCGGAAGCTGATATTGTTATAAGCAAGGTAAATGAATTGGAAAACGAATTGCTGATAGAAGTAATGGATGAAGATGTGTTAAAGGAAAAAGGGCTTATTACCATGATCGGCAAAACAGTTGATCAGGCCTATCAAAAGCAGCTTCTTACCATTTCAGAAAATCCCGGTGCCGCAAATGAAGCGGATGTGAGCGTAGTATTTACGCCTCTTCACGGTACGGCCAATAAGCCTGTCAGAGAGGCATTGTCAGCGCTTGGCTATGTAAATGTGCATGTGGTAAAGGAACAGGAGCTCCCGGATCCTGAGTTCTCAACAGTAAAGAGCCCTAATCCAGAGGAAAAAGATGCATTTGAGCTGGCAATGAGAGATGGAAGAGAAGCCAATGCAGATTTATTAATTGCTACAGACCCGGACGCCGATCGGCTTGGAATCGCTGCGAAGAACAAAGAAGGTGAGTATGTTCTTTTGACAGGAAATCAGACAGGGGCGCTGCTGCTTCACTACATACTTTCTCAGAAGAAAGAAAAGAATACACTGCCTGACAATGGCATCATGCTAAAAACGATTGTTACATCTGAATTTGGCCGCAGGGTTGCCTCGTCTTTTGGAGTAGAAACCATTGATGTTTTAACTGGCTTCAAATTCATTGCAGAAAAAATCAAGGAATATGAAGAGTCGGGTGAATACTGCTTCCTGTTTGGCTATGAGGAAAGCTATGGATATCTAATCGGCGACTTTGCAAGGGACAAAGATGCTATCCAGGCAGCCCTGCTTGCAACAGAAATGGCGGCTTATTATAAAAAGAAAGGCATGTCCCTTTATGAGGCATTGCTCAGCTTATTTGATGAGTTTGGCTATTTCCTTGAAGGATTAAATTCAATGACTCTCAAAGGAATTGAAGGAGCTGAAAAAATCCAGCAGACACTGGCATCTTTCCGCACTAATCCGATAAAGGAACTTGAAGGCATGAAAGTTCAGGCTGTTGAAGATTACTTAACAGGAATCAGAACGGAAGCAGATGGAACAGAGGAAAATATCGGCCTGCCAAAGTCCAATGTTATTAAGTATTTCTTCGAAGAAGGGAACTGGATCTGCCTAAGGCCGTCAGGTACAGAACCGAAAATTAAATTTTACTTTGGAATCAATGACTCATCATTAGCCGGCAGCAAGGAAAAACTGGAATCCGTCCAAAAAGCATTTATGGGCATCGTCGAAGAAAGAATGGGTATTTCAGTATCAAAATAA
- a CDS encoding DUF3889 domain-containing protein, giving the protein MKKYLSIFMLICLIAGGGSLAGAVQKPDYEKYGRIAVAVVKEDYPGEEVVDYQYGGRKKVTETDVTDTFTFTVKENGNPVNVLVMVTHNLKDNKAVSITVERKAQ; this is encoded by the coding sequence ATGAAAAAGTATTTATCCATCTTTATGCTGATTTGTTTAATAGCCGGGGGAGGTTCATTGGCAGGAGCTGTACAAAAACCGGATTATGAAAAATATGGAAGAATTGCCGTCGCAGTTGTAAAAGAAGACTACCCTGGGGAAGAAGTGGTGGATTATCAGTATGGAGGAAGAAAGAAAGTTACTGAAACAGATGTAACAGATACCTTTACTTTTACCGTAAAAGAAAACGGGAATCCAGTAAACGTACTGGTGATGGTCACACATAACCTTAAAGATAATAAAGCGGTTAGCATCACTGTGGAGAGAAAAGCGCAATAG
- a CDS encoding response regulator, which translates to MAIKVLIADDHHVVRRGLVFFLKTQQEIEIIGEAKNGLEAVEMMQTHQPDVVLMDLDMPVMNGIEATRQIKLNDPDVKIMILTSFSDQDHVIPAIEAGASGYQLKDIEPDILVQAIIQLMKGENQLHPKATSHLLTHLTNKNSTERQPLEELTKRELEVLREIAKGKSNKEIASSLFITEKTVKTHVSNLLSKLELADRTQAALYAVRHGIAETK; encoded by the coding sequence ATGGCCATCAAGGTTTTAATAGCGGATGATCATCATGTTGTAAGAAGGGGACTTGTATTTTTTCTCAAAACTCAGCAGGAAATCGAAATTATCGGGGAGGCAAAAAACGGCCTTGAAGCTGTTGAGATGATGCAAACACACCAGCCGGATGTTGTATTAATGGACCTGGATATGCCTGTAATGAATGGGATTGAAGCCACAAGGCAGATTAAACTGAATGATCCTGATGTGAAAATCATGATACTCACAAGTTTTTCAGACCAGGATCATGTAATACCCGCCATAGAGGCGGGCGCATCAGGATATCAGCTGAAAGATATTGAGCCGGATATCCTCGTTCAGGCAATAATCCAGCTGATGAAAGGAGAGAACCAGCTTCATCCAAAAGCCACCTCCCATCTGCTTACACATTTAACGAATAAAAACAGTACGGAAAGACAGCCGCTTGAAGAGCTGACAAAGAGAGAGCTCGAGGTTCTGAGAGAGATCGCAAAAGGAAAAAGCAATAAAGAAATAGCTTCATCTCTTTTTATCACAGAAAAGACAGTTAAAACCCATGTTTCCAACCTGCTGTCCAAGTTAGAACTCGCAGACAGGACACAGGCAGCACTTTATGCCGTGCGTCATGGAATTGCCGAGACAAAATAA
- a CDS encoding SDR family oxidoreductase, which produces MLKGQTAIVTGASRGIGKEIAVKLAQQGMKLTLIGSSGEIHQSAEALNKMGFSDVMPIQADISNEAQVKAAVEKTLQTYGQLDLLVNNAGMGFFKQVDETTLDEWKKVFEVNVQGVFLGSRAVLPHMKERKSGTIITISSDVARYTIPNGSAYTATKYAVQGFSGSLAQEVREYGIRVGTINPGMVDTFFAESKQGLEEKKDWLKVEDIANAVVYMASAPKHMMIDEIVLHPFVQNYPIA; this is translated from the coding sequence ATGTTAAAGGGACAAACGGCAATAGTAACAGGTGCATCCAGAGGGATCGGCAAGGAAATCGCTGTTAAGCTGGCTCAGCAGGGCATGAAGCTGACTCTGATTGGCAGCTCAGGGGAAATACACCAATCTGCAGAAGCCCTCAATAAAATGGGATTTTCAGATGTAATGCCCATTCAGGCGGATATCTCAAATGAAGCACAAGTAAAGGCAGCAGTTGAAAAAACTCTTCAGACATACGGGCAGCTTGACCTTCTTGTGAACAATGCAGGTATGGGCTTTTTTAAACAGGTTGATGAAACGACACTGGATGAGTGGAAAAAGGTCTTTGAAGTCAATGTGCAGGGAGTTTTTCTCGGAAGCAGGGCAGTACTGCCGCATATGAAAGAGCGGAAATCAGGTACAATCATTACCATTTCTTCAGATGTAGCCAGGTATACGATCCCGAATGGATCAGCCTATACGGCAACAAAATACGCAGTTCAAGGCTTCTCGGGATCTTTAGCTCAGGAAGTCAGAGAATACGGTATCCGTGTCGGAACCATAAATCCTGGAATGGTTGATACGTTTTTTGCAGAATCAAAGCAGGGACTCGAAGAGAAAAAAGATTGGCTGAAGGTCGAAGATATCGCAAACGCTGTTGTTTACATGGCATCAGCACCGAAACACATGATGATAGACGAAATCGTTCTTCATCCATTTGTTCAAAACTACCCAATAGCATAG
- a CDS encoding metal-sensitive transcriptional regulator, which yields MLYDAKTKNRIKRAEGQLRGILKMMEDEKDCKSVITQLTASRSAIDKAIAVIVSSNIEQCIVENAEKGIESSIMIEEAVNLLVKSR from the coding sequence GTGTTATACGATGCAAAAACTAAAAATCGAATCAAAAGGGCGGAAGGTCAGCTTAGAGGGATTTTAAAAATGATGGAGGATGAAAAAGATTGCAAATCTGTCATTACCCAGCTAACAGCTTCAAGATCAGCAATTGATAAAGCAATTGCAGTTATTGTCAGTTCCAATATTGAACAATGTATTGTTGAAAACGCTGAAAAGGGAATTGAGAGTTCCATCATGATTGAAGAGGCTGTCAACTTACTTGTTAAAAGCCGATGA
- a CDS encoding rhodanese-like domain-containing protein translates to MKTMTVNEVEQQLAAGKKLNIIDVREADEVKEGKIASAIHIPLGLIEFRMHELDKNQEYVMVCRSGNRSGLAAQFLEGQGFSVINMLGGMMNWEGPLDY, encoded by the coding sequence ATGAAAACAATGACTGTTAATGAAGTAGAGCAGCAGCTTGCTGCAGGAAAAAAATTAAATATCATTGATGTGCGGGAAGCAGATGAAGTAAAAGAAGGAAAGATAGCTTCAGCTATTCATATTCCGCTTGGATTAATTGAATTCCGTATGCATGAGCTGGATAAGAATCAGGAATATGTTATGGTTTGCCGATCAGGGAACCGCAGTGGATTAGCTGCACAATTTCTTGAAGGACAGGGGTTTAGTGTCATTAACATGCTTGGCGGTATGATGAACTGGGAAGGACCATTAGATTACTGA
- a CDS encoding DsrE/DsrF/DrsH-like family protein — protein sequence MEKKKTTIVLFSGDYDKVMAAYIIANGAAAYDHEVTIFHTFWGLNALRKDEPIQVKKTFMEKMFGKMMPRGPEKMGLSKMNMAGMGPKMIKDIMKKHNTMPVKDLIELAKEQDVKLVACQMTVDLLGFKQEEIIDGVEYAGVAAYLADAEDGNVNLFI from the coding sequence TTGGAAAAGAAAAAAACAACAATCGTTCTATTCAGCGGAGATTATGACAAGGTGATGGCGGCTTATATCATTGCAAACGGTGCAGCTGCTTACGATCATGAAGTAACCATCTTTCACACATTCTGGGGACTAAATGCTCTGAGGAAAGATGAGCCAATTCAAGTCAAAAAAACTTTTATGGAAAAAATGTTTGGCAAAATGATGCCAAGAGGTCCGGAAAAAATGGGTTTATCTAAAATGAATATGGCTGGAATGGGTCCTAAGATGATCAAAGATATTATGAAAAAGCACAACACAATGCCAGTTAAAGATTTGATTGAATTAGCAAAAGAACAGGATGTTAAGCTGGTAGCCTGTCAAATGACTGTCGACCTTCTTGGATTTAAACAGGAAGAAATCATTGATGGTGTGGAATATGCCGGTGTAGCTGCTTATCTTGCAGATGCAGAAGACGGTAATGTCAACTTATTTATCTAA